From a single Sparus aurata chromosome 13, fSpaAur1.1, whole genome shotgun sequence genomic region:
- the LOC115594586 gene encoding olfactory receptor 52D1-like yields MVNATVLTFTMTAYAVLENSKHGLFIVFLLLYLVHIALNSLLVAVIQKNQELHQPMNVFTCMLSINELYGSTALLPTIMSVLISESYELSARWCMAQVYFLHTYGSAEFCILALMGYDRYVAICYPLHYHSIMSHSKRIKLIALAVLYPTILFGLFYSLTLRLTFCGKVIPKLYCVNMELVKNSCSNPSYISIVGLLLILVLIMPQLVMIVFSYVQISRVCWKLSRDSQSNALKTCIPHLVSLLNFSIGSLFEIIQTRFNMSHVAAELRIFLSLYFIVIPPLANPMLYGLGTQIIRVHILKLIFRHKILPIKLAKAVFVA; encoded by the coding sequence ATGGTCAACGCAACAGTGCTGACATTCACAATGACTGCATATGCTGTCTTGGAAAACAGCAAACACGGGCTGTTTATTGTGTTCCTCCTGCTCTATCTTGTTCATATCGCTTTGAATTCACTGCTCGTTGCTGTCATACAGAAAAACCAAGAGCTGCACCAACCTATGAATGTGTTCACGTGTATGTTATCCATCAATGAACTCTATGGCAGCACTGCATTGTTGCCCACAATAATGTCTGTGCTCATATCAGAGAGCTATGAGTTGTCTGCGAGGTGGTGCATGGCTCAAGTCTACTTCCTTCACACATATGGATCTGCTGAGTTTTGTATTTTAGCTCTTATGGGATATGACAGATATGTCGCCATCTGCTACCCACTCCATTACCACAGCATCATGTCTCATTCAAAGAGAATCAAGCTTATTGCATTAGCAGTTCTATACCCAACCATTTTGTTTGGACTTTTTTACTCGCTGACCTTACGACTGACCTTCTGTGGAAAAGTCATACCAAAATTATATTGTGTGAACATGGAGCTGGTCAAGAATTCATGCTCAAATCCATCCTACATAAGTATTGTTGGACTGCTGCTTATTCTGGTTTTAATTATGCCTCAGTTAGTGATGATTGTTTTCTCTTATGTGCAAATTTCAAGAGTGTGTTGGAAACTATCAAGAGACTCCCAGAGCAATGCTCTTAAAACATGTATCCCACATTTAGTGTCTTTGCTAAACTTCTCAATCGGCTCCCTTTTTGAAATTATACAAACTAGATTTAACATGAGTCATGTGGCTGCCGAACTACGGATCTTCCTGTCgttatactttattgtcatccCACCTCTTGCCAACCCAATGCTGTACGGACTCGGTACTCAAATCATAAGAGTTCACATTCTGAAACTGATTTTCAGACACAAGATTCTGCCTATAAAATTAGCAAAGGCAGTGTTTGTAGCTTAA
- the rnf167 gene encoding E3 ubiquitin-protein ligase RNF167, with the protein MVHTGVWCVGARLSVLIVLYCSVLLPSPTHAYIYAHYSNMTPMLFEDLPALFGSPLPKDGLMGVLVVSRPLNGCTTMDPAPPLPPSYDANTTKLIALIRRYDCNFDLKVLHAQQAGFSAAIVHNMYSNTLLNMNYSNDTIAEEIEIPSVFTSYQAAEYLRRFIIPEQGSYVILKPEFAFPLSYYLIPFTGVVGMIIIVMCVVLIIRCVQYRKRMRKNRLSKEQLKRIPTHRFRKGDDYDVCAICLDEYEEGDKLRVLPCSHAYHCKCVDPWLTLTKKTCPVCKQRVTRNNTEHSESESEDESGGRGEEEGTEGEADSERTPLLRPSNPGSPLGSPGAYSATTTTTAQCLASPVHCDSPILGFEGYHSPLEDTDSESDDAGEDRHHTDDDTAQLIGRDRVEI; encoded by the exons ATGGTTCACACTGGTGTGTGGTGCGTGGGAGCTCGACTGAGTGTCCTTATAGTGTTGTATTGCAGCGTACTGCTTCCCTCACCCACACATGCCTATATCTATGCT CATTATAGCAATATGACCCCCATGTTATTTGAGGACCTGCCTGCCTTGTTTGGCTCCCCACTTCCTAAGGATGGACTAATG ggtgTTTTGGTGGTGTCCCGTCCACTAAATGGTTGTACAACTATGGACCCTGCTCCTCCGTTGCCGCCATCCTACGATGCCAACACCACTAAATTAATCGCTCTCATCCGACGCTACGATTGCAATTTTGATTTAAAG GTGTTGCACGCACAGCAAGCTGGATTTAGTGCTGCAATAGTTCACAACATGTATTCAAACACTCTGCTCAATATGAACTACAGCAACG ATACTATTGCTGAGGAGATTGAGATCCCCTCTGTATTCACTAGCTACCAAGCCGCTGAATATCTCAGGAGGTTCATAATTCCAGAACAAGG GTCTTATGTGATCCTCAAGCCGGAGTTTGCTTTTCCACTCTCGTACTACCTTATTCCCTTCACTGGAGTTGTTGGAATGATCATTATTGTGATGTGTGTCGTTCTG ATTATTAGATGTGTACAGTacaggaagaggatgaggaaaaATCGATTGTCCAAGGAGCAATTGAAGCGGATTCCAACACACCGGTTCCGTAAAG GGGACGACTATGATGTGTGTGCAATCTGCCTGGATGAGTATGAAGAGGGAGACAAGCTGCGAGTTTTACCTTGTTCACATG CCTACCACTGCAAGTGTGTAGACCCGTGGCTCACACTGACCAAGAAGACGTGTCCTGTGTGCAAACAGCGCGTCACCCGGAACAACACAGAGCACTCCGAGTCCGAGTCTGAGGACGAATCCGGAGGTCGTGGGGAGGAAGAAGGGACAGAGGGTGAAGCAGACTCAGAACGCACTCCTCTGCTGCGGCCCTCCAACCCCGGGTCCCCCTTGGGAAGCCCAGGGGCCTAttcagccaccaccaccaccactgcccAGTGCCTCGCCTCTCCTGTACACTGCGACTCGCCCATCCTGGGCTTTGAGGGCTACCACTCCCCCCTGGAGGACACAGACTCAGAGAGCGATGACGCAGGCGAGGACAGGCACCACACTGACGACGACACTGCTCAACTCATTGGTAGGGATAGAGTGGAGATCTGA
- the srrt gene encoding serrate RNA effector molecule homolog isoform X2: MGDSDDEYDRRRRDKFRRERSDYDRSREREDRRRDDWNDREWDRGRERRNRGEYRDYDRGRRERFSPPRHDMSPQQKRMRRDWDDHGGDPYRGGYDLGYGGGGGPSYGPPQHWGHPDLHLMQPHHGIPIQARLGNIHDMDLGPPPPIMKTFKEFLLSLDDSVDETEAVKRYNEYKIDFRRQQMQDFFLAHKDEEWFRSKYHPDEASRLKAEAQGALHNRLNVFMFLMENSWFDNVSLDIEQTPAIIKVLDAAVIKMEGGTDHDLRILDLPSEEEEEREKAATVSGGAEPPKREDLKALDGDRKPSVEKDKNEKEESDSANKEGAAATEGEDVKEEAEKEAAKEEMPETKKPRRKRKRSGDSDDEGSASESDSDSDSDSNSNCSDKPVKKEAEEDKDEEEEEGEEEKPKENVEEDKKEEKKPKDDSPRPRPLHRTCSLFMRSIAPTISKAEIIALCRRYPGFLRVCLSDPHPERRFFRRCWVTFDRSVNIKEVCWNLQNIRLRDCELAPGVNRDLARRVRNVNGITQHKQVLRNDIKLAAKLIHALDDKGDLWSNKFQEERQSTELPAQNPILKNITDYLIEEVSAEEEELLGSGSGMEAEDSAKEGNPTETTVERDDKLAKVLDRLVLYLRIVHSIDYYNTCEYPSEDEMPNRCGMIHVRGPIPPNRITQGEVQQWQKMIEEKLSPLFSLKEVLSEEEAGKMGRKDPEEEVEKFVSANTQELGKDKWLCPLSGKKFKGPEFVRKHILNKHGDKIEEVKKEVAFFNNFLMDAKRPSLPEMKLPPLPGPGQGLLSPSMPFPPQGPQGPMNFGQPRPPLMGYGGAPPYPPNQFGGGRGNYDNFRGQGGYLGKPRNIR; this comes from the exons ATGGGAGACAGTGATGACGAGTACGATCGCAGGAGAAGGGACAAATTCAGACGGGAGAGAAGTGACTATGACCgctcaagagagagagaagacagacgcAGAGATGACTGGAACGACAG GGAGTGGGACAGGGGCAGGGAACGGCGCAACCGTGGAGAGTACCGAGATTATGACAGAGGTCGTAGGGAGAGATTCTCCCCGCCAAGGCATGACATGAGTCCCCAACAGAAACGCATGAGAAGAGACTG GGATGACCATGGCGGAGATCCTTACCGTGGGGGATATGACTTGGGTtatggtggtggaggagggccCAGCTATGGCCCTCCGCAGCACTGGGGCCACCCTGACTTGCATCTCATGCAGCCTCATCACGGCATCCCAATTCAGGCGAG GCTCGGCAACATCCATGACATGGATTTGGGTCCACCCCCTCCCATAATGAAGACCTTTAAAGAGTTCCTGCTGTCGTTGGATGATTCTGTGGATGAGACTGAGGCAGTGAAACGCTACAATGAGTACAAGATCGACTTCCGCCGACAGCAGATGCAGGACTTCTTTCTGGCTCATAAAGATGAAGAGTG GTTCAGGTCCAAGTATCACCCAGATGAGGCCAGCCGACTAAAGGCAGAGGCCCAGGGTGCCCTGCACAACCGTCTGAATGTCTTCATGTTCCTGATGGAGAACAGCTGGTTTGATAATGTCTCCCTGGACATTGAACAGACACCAGCGATCATCAAGGTTCTGGATGCAG CTGTGAtcaagatggagggagggacagaTCATGATCTCCGTATCTTGGACTTACCatctgaagaggaggaagaaagggagAAGGCTGCGACTGTTTCAGGAGGCGCTGAACCTCCCAAGAGGGAAGACCTCAAAGCCTTGGACGGTGACCGCAAACCGTCAGTGGAGAAGGACAAGAATGAGAAG GAGGAGAGCGACTCTGCCAACAAGGAGGGAGCGGCTGCAACTGAAGGGGAGGATGtgaaagaggaggcagagaaagaaGCTGCCAAAGAAGAAATGCCTGAAACCAAGAAA ccgagaagaaagaggaagcgCAGTGGAGACAGCGACGATGAAGGCAGCGCCTCGGAGAgtgactctgactctgattcAGATTCAAACTCAAACTGCTCTGATAAACCTGTGAAGAAGGAAGCGGAGGAAGAcaaggatgaggaggaagaggaaggtgaAG AAGAGAAACCAAAGGAGAATGTTGAAGAggacaagaaagaagaaaagaagccCAAAGACGACTCTCCGAGGCCGCGGCCTCTCCATCGGACCTGCTCTCTGTTCATGCGGAGCATCGCTCCTACCATTTCCAAGGCTGAGATTATTGCT CTTTGCCGGCGTTACCCTGGCTTCCTGCGTGTTTGCTTGTCTGACCCCCATCCAGAGCGCAG gtttTTCAGACGTTGCTGGGTGACGTTTGACCGCAGCGTGAACATCAAGGAAGTTTGCTGGAACCTTCAGAATATTCGA CTGCGAGACTGTGAACTGGCACCAGGGGTGAACAGGGACTTGGCCCGGAGGGTGCGTAACGTTAATGGCATCACTCAGCACAAGCAGGTGCTCCGCAATGACATCAAGCTGGCTGCCAAGCTCATTCATGCCCTGGACGACAAAGGAGACCTGTGGAGCAACAAGTTCCAGGAAGAGAGGCAGAGCACAGAG TTGCCAGCACAGAACCCCATCTTGAAGAATATCACAGATTACCTGATAGAAGAGGTGagtgctgaggaggaggagctcctGGGCTCTGGGAGTGGGATGGAAGCTGAGGACAGCGCCAAGGAGGGAAACCCTACAGAGACAACCGTGGAGAGGGATGACAAACTAGCCAAG GTTTTGGATCGTCTTGTCCTGTATTTACGCATTGTGCATTCAATCGACTATTACAACACCTGTGAATACCCCAGTGAGGATGAAATGCCCAATCGCTGTGGCATGATCCATGTTCGTGGACCCATCCCTCCAAACCGCATCACACAAGGAGAAG TGCAACAATGGCAGAAGATGATCGAGGAGAAGCTGAGTCCTTTGTTTAGTTTAAAAGAAGTCCTGTCTGAGGAAGAGGCAGGGAAGATGGGACGCAAGGAccctgaggaggaggtggagaagttTGTGTCGGCCAACACTCAAGAGCTGGGAAAGGACAAATGGCTCTGCCCTCTAAGTGGCAAGAAATTTAAG GGACCAGAATTTGTACGGAAACACATCCTGAACAAACACGGGGACAAAATCGAAGAGGTAAAAAAGGAAGTGGCGTTCTTTAACAATTTCCTGATGGACGCCAAGAGACCGTCGCTGCCAGAGATGAAGCTTCCTCCTCTCCCGGGCCCTGGTCAAG GTTTGCTTTCTCCCAGCATGCCGTTTCCTCCCCAGGGTCCTCAGGGTCCCATGAACTTTGGACAGCCTCGTCCTCCATTGATGGGCTATGGTG GCGCACCTCCTTACCCCCCCAACCAATTCGGAGGAGGCAGGGGCAACTATGACAACTTCCGCGGACAAGGTGGCTACCTGGGGAAGCCACGCAACATCAGGTGA
- the srrt gene encoding serrate RNA effector molecule homolog isoform X1 has translation MGDSDDEYDRRRRDKFRRERSDYDRSREREDRRRDDWNDREWDRGRERRNRGEYRDYDRGRRERFSPPRHDMSPQQKRMRRDWDDHGGDPYRGGYDLGYGGGGGPSYGPPQHWGHPDLHLMQPHHGIPIQARLGNIHDMDLGPPPPIMKTFKEFLLSLDDSVDETEAVKRYNEYKIDFRRQQMQDFFLAHKDEEWFRSKYHPDEASRLKAEAQGALHNRLNVFMFLMENSWFDNVSLDIEQTPAIIKVLDAAVIKMEGGTDHDLRILDLPSEEEEEREKAATVSGGAEPPKREDLKALDGDRKPSVEKDKNEKEESDSANKEGAAATEGEDVKEEAEKEAAKEEMPETKKPRRKRKRSGDSDDEGSASESDSDSDSDSNSNCSDKPVKKEAEEDKDEEEEEGEEEKPKENVEEDKKEEKKPKDDSPRPRPLHRTCSLFMRSIAPTISKAEIIALCRRYPGFLRVCLSDPHPERRFFRRCWVTFDRSVNIKEVCWNLQNIRLRDCELAPGVNRDLARRVRNVNGITQHKQVLRNDIKLAAKLIHALDDKGDLWSNKFQEERQSTELPAQNPILKNITDYLIEEVSAEEEELLGSGSGMEAEDSAKEGNPTETTVERDDKLAKVLDRLVLYLRIVHSIDYYNTCEYPSEDEMPNRCGMIHVRGPIPPNRITQGEVQQWQKMIEEKLSPLFSLKEVLSEEEAGKMGRKDPEEEVEKFVSANTQELGKDKWLCPLSGKKFKGPEFVRKHILNKHGDKIEEVKKEVAFFNNFLMDAKRPSLPEMKLPPLPGPGQGLLSPSMPFPPQGPQGPMNFGQPRPPLMGYGGAPPYPPNQFGGGRGNYDNFRGQGGYLGKPRNIRMSRGDPRNIIEYRDLDAPDDMDFF, from the exons ATGGGAGACAGTGATGACGAGTACGATCGCAGGAGAAGGGACAAATTCAGACGGGAGAGAAGTGACTATGACCgctcaagagagagagaagacagacgcAGAGATGACTGGAACGACAG GGAGTGGGACAGGGGCAGGGAACGGCGCAACCGTGGAGAGTACCGAGATTATGACAGAGGTCGTAGGGAGAGATTCTCCCCGCCAAGGCATGACATGAGTCCCCAACAGAAACGCATGAGAAGAGACTG GGATGACCATGGCGGAGATCCTTACCGTGGGGGATATGACTTGGGTtatggtggtggaggagggccCAGCTATGGCCCTCCGCAGCACTGGGGCCACCCTGACTTGCATCTCATGCAGCCTCATCACGGCATCCCAATTCAGGCGAG GCTCGGCAACATCCATGACATGGATTTGGGTCCACCCCCTCCCATAATGAAGACCTTTAAAGAGTTCCTGCTGTCGTTGGATGATTCTGTGGATGAGACTGAGGCAGTGAAACGCTACAATGAGTACAAGATCGACTTCCGCCGACAGCAGATGCAGGACTTCTTTCTGGCTCATAAAGATGAAGAGTG GTTCAGGTCCAAGTATCACCCAGATGAGGCCAGCCGACTAAAGGCAGAGGCCCAGGGTGCCCTGCACAACCGTCTGAATGTCTTCATGTTCCTGATGGAGAACAGCTGGTTTGATAATGTCTCCCTGGACATTGAACAGACACCAGCGATCATCAAGGTTCTGGATGCAG CTGTGAtcaagatggagggagggacagaTCATGATCTCCGTATCTTGGACTTACCatctgaagaggaggaagaaagggagAAGGCTGCGACTGTTTCAGGAGGCGCTGAACCTCCCAAGAGGGAAGACCTCAAAGCCTTGGACGGTGACCGCAAACCGTCAGTGGAGAAGGACAAGAATGAGAAG GAGGAGAGCGACTCTGCCAACAAGGAGGGAGCGGCTGCAACTGAAGGGGAGGATGtgaaagaggaggcagagaaagaaGCTGCCAAAGAAGAAATGCCTGAAACCAAGAAA ccgagaagaaagaggaagcgCAGTGGAGACAGCGACGATGAAGGCAGCGCCTCGGAGAgtgactctgactctgattcAGATTCAAACTCAAACTGCTCTGATAAACCTGTGAAGAAGGAAGCGGAGGAAGAcaaggatgaggaggaagaggaaggtgaAG AAGAGAAACCAAAGGAGAATGTTGAAGAggacaagaaagaagaaaagaagccCAAAGACGACTCTCCGAGGCCGCGGCCTCTCCATCGGACCTGCTCTCTGTTCATGCGGAGCATCGCTCCTACCATTTCCAAGGCTGAGATTATTGCT CTTTGCCGGCGTTACCCTGGCTTCCTGCGTGTTTGCTTGTCTGACCCCCATCCAGAGCGCAG gtttTTCAGACGTTGCTGGGTGACGTTTGACCGCAGCGTGAACATCAAGGAAGTTTGCTGGAACCTTCAGAATATTCGA CTGCGAGACTGTGAACTGGCACCAGGGGTGAACAGGGACTTGGCCCGGAGGGTGCGTAACGTTAATGGCATCACTCAGCACAAGCAGGTGCTCCGCAATGACATCAAGCTGGCTGCCAAGCTCATTCATGCCCTGGACGACAAAGGAGACCTGTGGAGCAACAAGTTCCAGGAAGAGAGGCAGAGCACAGAG TTGCCAGCACAGAACCCCATCTTGAAGAATATCACAGATTACCTGATAGAAGAGGTGagtgctgaggaggaggagctcctGGGCTCTGGGAGTGGGATGGAAGCTGAGGACAGCGCCAAGGAGGGAAACCCTACAGAGACAACCGTGGAGAGGGATGACAAACTAGCCAAG GTTTTGGATCGTCTTGTCCTGTATTTACGCATTGTGCATTCAATCGACTATTACAACACCTGTGAATACCCCAGTGAGGATGAAATGCCCAATCGCTGTGGCATGATCCATGTTCGTGGACCCATCCCTCCAAACCGCATCACACAAGGAGAAG TGCAACAATGGCAGAAGATGATCGAGGAGAAGCTGAGTCCTTTGTTTAGTTTAAAAGAAGTCCTGTCTGAGGAAGAGGCAGGGAAGATGGGACGCAAGGAccctgaggaggaggtggagaagttTGTGTCGGCCAACACTCAAGAGCTGGGAAAGGACAAATGGCTCTGCCCTCTAAGTGGCAAGAAATTTAAG GGACCAGAATTTGTACGGAAACACATCCTGAACAAACACGGGGACAAAATCGAAGAGGTAAAAAAGGAAGTGGCGTTCTTTAACAATTTCCTGATGGACGCCAAGAGACCGTCGCTGCCAGAGATGAAGCTTCCTCCTCTCCCGGGCCCTGGTCAAG GTTTGCTTTCTCCCAGCATGCCGTTTCCTCCCCAGGGTCCTCAGGGTCCCATGAACTTTGGACAGCCTCGTCCTCCATTGATGGGCTATGGTG GCGCACCTCCTTACCCCCCCAACCAATTCGGAGGAGGCAGGGGCAACTATGACAACTTCCGCGGACAAGGTGGCTACCTGGGGAAGCCACGCAACATCAG AATGTCACGCGGTGACCCACGCAACATCATTGAATATCGTGACCTGGATGCTCCGGATGATATGGACTTCTTTTAG